From Nicotiana tabacum cultivar K326 chromosome 22, ASM71507v2, whole genome shotgun sequence, one genomic window encodes:
- the LOC107760638 gene encoding endochitinase EP3-like, which translates to MINNFSSRKYFIFICTIAIIVIPKWISAQKCGCAEGLCCSKWGYCGTGNDYCGKGCQGGPCYGSLISNGSAYPVSEIVSEAFFNGIANQAASSCDGKGFYTRSAFLEALKSYPRFGTVGSSNDTKREIAAFFAHVTHETGHMCYISEINGPTRDYCDQLNIEYPCVPGKKYYGRGPIQLSWNFNYGPAGKDIGFDGLNDPDIMARDSIISFKTALWYWMSNCHSLITSGQGFGATIRATYGPFECDGGNPPAVARRIDYYTEYCHQLGVETGNNSSC; encoded by the exons ATGattaataatttttcttcaagaaaatacttcatttttattTGTACTATAGCTATAATTGTAATTCCAAAATGGATCTCAGCTCAGAAATGTGGGTGTGCAGAAGGCTTATGCTGCAGCAAATGGGGTTATTGTGGCACTGGAAATGATTATTGTGGAAAAGGCTGCCAAGGAGGACCTTGTTATGGTTCACTAATAAGCAATGGATCAGCTTATCCAGTTTCTGAAATTGTTTCTGAAGCATTTTTCAATGGAATTGCTAATCAAGCTGCTTCTAGCTGTGATGGCAAAGGTTTTTACACAAGATCTGCCTTTCTTGAAGCTCTCAAGTCTTATCCTCGTTTTGGAACTGTTGGTTCTTCTAATGATACTAAGCGTGAGATTGCTGCTTTCTTTGCTCATGTCACTCACGAGACTGGAC ACATGTGCTACATAAGTGAGATAAATGGACCAACCAGGGACTACTGTGATCAGCTAAACATAGAGTACCCTTGTGTTCCTGGCAAGAAATATTATGGCCGAGGACCGATCCAATTGTCATGGAATTTCAACTATGGACCAGCGGGAAAGGACATCGGATTCGATGGCCTAAACGACCCTGATATCATGGCTAGGGACAGCATTATATCATTCAAGACAGCCTTGTGGTACTGGATGAGCAATTGCCACTCTCTCATAACTTCTGGCCAAGGTTTTGGGGCGACGATTCGAGCAACTTATGGCCCGTTTGAGTGTGATGGTGGCAATCCTCCGGCTGTTGCTAGAAGGATTGATTATTACACTGAGTATTGTCACCAACTTGGTGTGGAGACTGGGAATAATTCCTCTTGTTAG
- the LOC107760647 gene encoding signal recognition particle 14 kDa protein: protein MVRLQPDPFLNELTSMFERTTEHGSVWVTLKHSSDKSKAQRNKMKTAGENIEFKCLIRATDGKKNISTMVGAKDHQRFQASYAILLKARLTALKKRERKDKRKAADSDKKLEKSKKKSAAQKAST from the exons GTACGATTACAGCCAGACCCATTCCTCAATGAACTGACAAGCATGTTTGAGCGAACTACTGAGCATGGTTCTGTTTGGGTTACTCTCAAACACT CTTCTGATAAATCTAAAGCTCAGCGGAACAAAATGAAGACAGCTGGAGAAAATATTGAATTTAAATGCCTCATTCGAGCAACTGATGGGAAAAAGAATATTTCCACAATG GTTGGAGCAAAAGATCACCAGCGTTTCCAAGCATCTTATGCGATTTTGCTGAAGGCCCGCTTGACTGCACTAAAAAAGAGGGAGAGAAAGGACAAGAGAAAGGCTGCTGATTCTGACaaaaagttggagaagtcaaagaagaaatcaGCTGCTCAAAAGGCCTCTACATGA